A region of the Mycoavidus sp. HKI genome:
CTGCCGCATTAACAGAGCAGGCGATTGCACAAACACACTCTGCTAAGGTAAATCATTCTATCAATGGATATAAGAAAGCAGACTATGCACAGCTGGCTGATTGGACATCTACGCTTGAACCTCTCTTAGACCAATATTTTATTGGCAAAGAAGTGCTGTCTGATATTTCAAAAATAGACCTCGAAGAAGGTATTCATTACCTCTGTAAAAAATTATTGTCATTGGATCAGATGAAACCTGAGGCGGCTTTGATTTTTCAGGGATTAAACTCCCTGAAAGCAACACAACTCGCTTACTTTTTATATCAGCAATACAAAATAAAGCTTGCTATATCCTTTTTGTTGAGCGAGCAGCTGACTGTGCAATCACTGGTTCAGACACTTAGGCGGCAAGCTAACATTAACTTATCAGATGTGGCTACAGTACCTGAAATAAGCGGGGCTATTATTCCTGCTTCTTTTCAGCAAAGAAGACTGTGGCTGAATGAGCAAAATCATGCAGAGCGCTCCTTTGATAACCACATGGTGATTCCTTTTGTAAGTTCACCTTTTAACATTGAACCTTTACAACAAGCCTGTCAAATTTTGCTCAATCGGCATGAAGTGTTTAGAACGGGGTTGAGTGCCTCTAGCCAACATATTGTATCGCAACATATCTTCCCCTCCGACCAGGTTAAATTGGATTTTGAGATATTGACTTTGGAAAAATCTGCTGATCTTGGCACGATTATTCGCAAAGTTGCACGCGAACCTTTCGCTCTTGAAATACCGCCTTTGATTCGTTTTAAAGTGCTTAAAACAGATTCGCATTATTACTTTGCAATCTGTGCTCACCATATTATTTTTGATGCGCTGTCCTTAAATATCATCGTTAATGAATTATCTGAATTTTTGCGTCCGTTTGCATGCCAGTCATCAGCAGCACTCGATCCCTCCCCTACCCAATACAGTCATTTGGTTGCTGAGCAGCAGCAAAAATATGGTGAAAGGTACCAAACAGAAGCATTAGACTACTGGCTCAAACAATTAGAGAACACAGAAGTTGCTCAATTTCCCCCTGATAACGCGCTGGAAACATCTCTCACCTCTTTAAGCGCGCGTCATGAATTTACTATACCGAAAGATCTGCATATCAAATTAGTTCATGCAGCCTGTACTATGGGAGTGACGGTCAACAGTTTGATGTTTTCTGCCTATAGCTTCTTAGTAGGAACGTACGCCAATCAAAATCATTTTGTTATTCTGACAGCCGCATCTGGCAGAGAAGAAGACCCTTCTTTTCAAAATACGGTAGGATTTTTTATTAATTTAATGCCTTTAGCCGTGCATCTGAAAGAAGACATGAGTTTCATTGAGTATGTTAAAACCAACCAAACTGCTCTTTTGAGAAGCTTGAAATATCAACAAATTCTCTTTGAGAAATTGCAGCAGCAGCTTCAGCAAAACGGCATCTCGTCTCCTCTGAAAAATCCTGCATTTATTTATCAAAACTACCCCATGGCCACTCTGACGCTGGGTGACGAGGTAGCAAGTTTAGTCCCGCCAATATCTTCTACTCTATATGACTTACGAGAAACCACTCGCTTTGGAGACTTCACCTTGTTTGTTCGGGAGACCCCCGACAGCCTTTTAGGCATGATTGAATATGCAAAGGCGAGTTACTCCACAAAACTGATTTCTCAAATTACACGGAATTTTCTCTATCTCTTGGAAGGGATTTGCCAAGAGCCCATGAAAAAAATCCACCATATGACTTGTATTTGCGAAAAACAAAAAAAATATTTATTTAACTTAAGGCAAATACCAAGTTCCAGTGACGATAATCGAGGCTTGATCGCCCTTTTTCGGGAACGGGTTATCAAACAAGGTGATCAGCCAGCAGTTTGTCATGGTGAACGTACATTGAGCTACTACGAGCTTAACCAACAATCTGACTCCTTGGCGCTCACTCTGCTAGAGCCATGTCCTTACACACAACTATAAACAGCCAAGTACAATAAACCTTTAAAAGAAAGAGATGACAGGCAGAGATGAGCTGGGCAGCGAAAGAATTTAAGACAGTAGATTTAGGTGACAAGCGGTTAAACAAGAGGCTGATGTTGCTTGCAGAGCGTCTTGGGGAAAAGCCGACGGCGAGTCTGCCTGGGGCATGTAAAGGGTGGGCGGAAACCCAGGGGGCGTATCGATTTTTATCTCAAGAGGATATAGGTTGGGAGTCTATTTTAGAGCCGCACTGGTCCTGTTCGCGTGCGCGCTTACAAGAGCAGCGTACCGTTTTGTGCATCCAAGACACCACGGAACTGAACTTCAACGGACAATCGATAGAAGGCTTGGGTCCCCTGTGTTACGAAGCGCAACGAGGTATGTACCTGCACCCGACGTATGCGGTATCGTTGGAGCGTGAACCGTTAGGCGTATTAGATGCGTGGATGTGGGCACGTGCATCCAAAGAAGACGTAGAGAATCGGTCTGGGATCAAGGAAAGTATACGCTGGATCGAAGGGTATAGCCGACTGGCAGAACTCTCAGCCGAGTTACCCGAGACACGTTTGGTGTATATGGCAGACCGTGAATCCGACATGCTAGAACTGATATGCAAAGCCTCCGAACTGGGGAATCCGGTGGATTGGTTAATTCGCTCGTGTCACAACCGGGTGCTACCAGATGGTGCTCGCCTGTGGGAGGCAGTCGGTGCGCAGGCAGCGGTAGGCGAATTGCATTTTATGATGCCCTCACGGCATGGCCAAAAGGCTCGAGCGGTACGTCAGCAAGTCAGAATGAAACGCGTTGTCCTTGATGATAGAAAGGGCTCCCCGTTAGAAGTGACCTGCGTAATAGCCCAAGAAGTGGAGGTACCGTCTGGCTGTAAGCCTGTGGAGTGGCGCTTGCTCACTAATCGCGTGGTACTTGATTTCGACGCAGCAGTGGAGTTGATTGACTGGTATCGGGCTCGCTGGGAGATTGAGATGTTCTTCCACGTTCTCAAAAACGGCTGTCGCGTCGAGGCGCTGCAACTAGGGGCTATCGAAAAGTTAGAGAGGGCGCTGGCGGTCTATATGGTGGTGGCTTGGCGAATCGCTCGCTTGATGAGACTAGGCCGTACTTGCCCTGATCTGGAAGCAGAACTGCTGTTTGAGCCAGAGGAATGGCAAGCCGCGTATCTTCTCATGAAAAAACCTGTGCCAAAAAAGACGCCTCGACTCAATGAAGTAGTGCGGCTTATTGCGATGTTGGGTGGATTCTTAGGCCGAAAAGGGGATGGCGAGCCCGGCGTAAAAACCATCTGGCAAGGATTACAGCAGGTTACTGCCTTTGCTCAGGGTCTACGCTGGGCGCGCCAAAACCAGATATTTTGAGTTGTGTATAAGGATATGTGCTAGAGCAAGGGATTCAAGAAAATGATTTGGTCGGCATCTATGCCGGCAGAAGTCTGGAATTTGTGGTTGCAATTCTGGCTATTCTTAAAGCGGGCGCAGCCTATGTGCCCATTCCATCGGATTATCCAACTGAACGTCAAAAATATATTATTGAGGATGCTAGGCTGCGCGTTTTACTCCACGACAAACCTGACCTAATCGCACCTGATTCTTTTAGAGTTACTTTGCTCAATATCCAGAAGGCTATTCACTTCCCTTCTTTGGACTGCACTTTTCCTGAAACAACAGCCAGTCACCTAGCCTACCTGATGTATACCTCTGGTTCGACTGGAGCGCCCAAAGGGATAGAAATTAGACAGCAAGGGATTATGCGTTTAGTTGTGGCGCCCAATTACATTGAATTTGGTCCTAAAGATAGCATCGCTTTTGCCTCCAACCCGGCGTTTGATGCAGCCACCTTTGAGATTTTTGGCGCACTTTTAAACGGGGCGCGTTTAGTCGTTTTCGACAAAAACGAAATATCGGATATGGATCGGTTGGAACAGAAGCTTATTGAGGAACGTATCACCATTCTATGGTTAACGGCTGGTTTATTTCACCATTACGCCAACAATCGACCTTCATTGTTTAGACAACTAAACTACTTATTAGCAGGCGGTGATGTACTCAATCCGAGAGCGATTGAAAGAATCTTTGATTGTTCGCAAGGCCGTCCAAAACATATCCTCAACGGCTATGGACCTACAGAAAATACGACCTTTACTACCGTGTACGAGATTACCGATAAACAAGCTCTTCAGAATAAATCATGGGTGCCGATAGGCAAACCCATTAACAATACAAGCTGCTATATCCTAGGTAAGTGGGGGCAACAGGTTCCTTTAGGGGCGAAAGGAGAATTGTATATCGGCGGTAAAGGTTTAGGCTGTTATCGTCATCCGGCGTTGCAAGTACAACGTTTTGTCACGGTCTCATCAGTGACCCCCGATCTGCTTTATAAAACGGAAGATATAGTCAGATATGATTTGGACGGTAATATAGTTTATTTAGGTCGTGCAGATGACCAAATCAAGATCTCGGGCAATCTTGTTGTTTTAAGCGAAATTGAACACCATCTTATCTCTCATGAAATGGTAAAAGAGGCCGTCGTATTGGCCAAACCTCAAGCAGATAATAATAAACAACTGATTGTTTTTTATCAGGCTAAAAAATCTGGAAAGCTACCTACTGCGGAGAGTTTGCGCTTTTATTTAAGTCAACGGCTACCTGCTTTTATGGTGCCAGCGTTTTACATTCTGCTTGATGCATTTCCTCTTAACCATAATGGAAAAGTAGACAAAAAGGCATTGCTGAAAAAAGAAATTTCCTCCCCAGCTGAAAATAAAGAAGTGGAAGTTCCTCTTACTTCTATGCAGAATCAAATTATTGCTGCCTGCCGTAGCGTTCATTCTAACATTCACTCTATTGAACTAAATCGTACTCTCGATTTTCAAGGCTTTCACTCTCTCGACCGTATGTCTCTACGAGCTATCATTCAGCAACAATTTCCGCAGTTTAATTTTCCGCCAGCTGCATTTAACGCCAGCGTAACACCACAAGATATAGTTGATTTGATATCCGAGAGCGCGCTTGGCTGTCCCCCACCCTACTCCCCACTCCGCAAACTAAAATCAGGGGATGAGGCTCATCCTCCGTTTGTGTTTATCCACCCAGCTAGTGGTTTTTTATTTCCTTATGAAAAATTAATCCAAGCATTGATCTCAAATCGTACCTGCTTTGGCATTGAAGACCCAGCCCTTTCAAATCATGGGAAAATTCAAAATAGCATTCAAAATATAGCGCGCACATATCTTGAATATATTCAAAAACAGATTAAAGATCCGATTATTTTAATAGGTTATTCATTTGGCGGTATGTTATCGCTGGAGATAGCATATCAAGCAGAAATGCAAGACACTAACAACATACGAGGCGTTTTGCTGCTAGATACTTGGATTGTTTCAAATCTAAAAAATGATGGTGTGCGAGAACAGATCAAGCAAGGTGTATTTGAACTTTATAAAGAGATTGAGCAAGAATTCCTGAAGCAGGAGCAGGTGAGTACAGACATATTGAAGCGCCTTGCACCTCGCTATAAGCAGTTACAAGAACTTGGCTTTGCCTTTAAGCCCAAGCCTTTGTCTAGAACCCCTGTGGTTTTATTCAAAGCTAGCGAATCAAAGAAGCTGTTTTCTGGCATGCACGATGAAAATAATTATTTATCCACGGTTGTACCCAAAACCTTATTAACCAAATACAGCGTACCCGGCGAGCATATGACATTGCTGGAGAATGAAGAAAGCATAGCCGCTATTGTGCGACTTATAGAAACATTAGAGATTTGAAGCTGACTGCTTTTCGCGGACACTTTTAAACTACCGAAAAGGAGTTCGTAATGCGTCAATCCAAAGCGCCGTATCCAGCGGCATTTCGTCAACAAATCAAGGATAAAGACAAACTCTATGCTCTGCATGCCCCGGAAGTGGAATGCAGAGCCAAGGGCAAGGCACGTAAGCCCTACGAATTCGGTGTAAAAGTGTCGATCACGACGACTCACCAGGAAGGGCTAGTGGTTGGTGCGCGCTCGATGCCAGGCAATCCTTACGACAGTCATACGCTGGCCGAAGCGCTAGAACAGGCAGCGATCCTGAGTGATGTGACTCCAGAGGTTGCCATCGTTGATCGCGGTTACAAAGGGATCGCAATCGAGGGTGTAAAATCTATCACTCTGGCATACGTCGGGGTATTACCCGTACGCTAAGCGCGATAATCAAGCGACGCAGTGCCATTGAGCCCACTATTGGTCATATGAAAGCGGATGGGAAACTTGATCGAAATTGGCTCAAAGGGGCGTTAGGTCATGTTATACACGCCTTAGATCAAATAGTACGCAAAACGATTTATTCAGGACCGACTTTTAAAATTCGGAAATTTTATTTTTAATGAAACAAGATTTATGTTTAGCCCAATTTCAAGTTCGATCAATGCGCATTATCCGGCAGCACAAAAATCCACCGAATCTGGTTTTCTCTCGCTTCCGCTGGAGGTTCGAGAACAAATAGAAAACCATCTGGTTTTTTCGAACCGGCAGAATTTGTTTAAAGCCTTAACGACAGTGACTCGTGATGGTGAACTGATAGATTCCCCCGCACTGAAATTACACTTAATCAAAGAGAGGATTCAAACTGAATATCAACGCTCTTTAATCCGCCCAGACGAAGAATTAAAACAATTTGCATTAGTTCAATTGCAAAAGCTTTCTGACTCAGCGCAACTCGATAAGGTAGTAGAGAAATTTAGACTTTTTGAGCTGGTATGCGTTGTTAACAACCCAAAAATATTTGCGCTTTTACGAGACAGCGTTCAGCAAGATGTCCAGCTAAAAGAAAAGTTATTGCACTGGGTAGAGCGATCTAAAGCAGAAGAGGTGCAGGCGATAGCGGCTAATGCACTGACGTTGCTGGTTAAAGCAGGCGTGCAATTCAATCATAAAGACCTCAAAGGAATCCGCGTGCCTGGCGCAGATTTAAGTTATGGGGTATTCGATTCAGCCCAATTACAGGAATCGGATTTGAGCGGAGTCAATTTTAGTGGAAGCTGGCTGCGTCAGGCGAATTTAAGCGCAGCCAAAATGGCAGGGGTACGGTTTGGCGAATGGCCTTATCTCCAAGAAAAGAGTTCAGTCAATTCCTGCGTGTATTCGCCGGATGGGAAGGCATGTGCAGTAGGCCTCGGAGACGGCACGATCAGCATCTACGACACTTCGAGCTGGGAGAAAATTTGCACCTTACACGGGCATACCGGCGACGTTAAGAGCGTGACGTATTCGCCTAGAGGTCATCAGATTGCCTCTGCCAGTGCCGACCGGACGGTGCGTCTGTGGGACACGCAAAGCTGGCAGCTCAGTCATACCTTAGCGGGACATACCGGTTGTGTTAATAGCGTGGCGTATTCGCCCAGCGGTGATCAGATTGCCGCGGGCAGTCATGACAAGACGGTGCGTCTGTGGGACGCGCACAGTGGAGAGGCCGGCCATATCTTAGAAGGGCATACCGAGCGTGTTAGTGGCGTGGCGTATTCGCCCAATGGAAATCAAATCGCCTCCTCGGGTAGCGTGGACAAGACGGTGCGTCTATGGGACGCGCACAGTGGGCAGCTCAGCTATACCTTAGGACATACCGGTTGGACTTCGAGCGTGGCGTATTCGCCCGACGGTGATCAGATTGCCTCGAGCGCTTCGGATAAGACGATACGTCTGTGGAACGCGCACAGCGGAGAGGCTGATCAGACCATACAAGAACATATCTCTTCTGCTATGAGCGTAGCGTATTCGCCGAGTGGTAAACAGATTGTTTCGGGCGGTTATGGCAACACGGTGCGGTTGTGGGACGCGCACAGCGGGGAGGCCGGTCGCACCTTACAAGGGCATACCAGCGTGGTTCGTAGCGTGGCGTATTCGCCGAGCGGTGAGCAGATTGCTTCGGGCGGTGCTGACAAAACGGTGCGGCTGTGGGACGCGTTTAGCTGGGAGGCTGCCCACACCATACAAGGGCATATCGACGCTGTTAGTAGCGTGGTGTATTCGCCAAGCGGTGATCAGATCGCTTCTGCTAGTCGCGACAAGACGGTGCGTCTGTGGGACGTGC
Encoded here:
- a CDS encoding pentapeptide repeat-containing protein — translated: MFSPISSSINAHYPAAQKSTESGFLSLPLEVREQIENHLVFSNRQNLFKALTTVTRDGELIDSPALKLHLIKERIQTEYQRSLIRPDEELKQFALVQLQKLSDSAQLDKVVEKFRLFELVCVVNNPKIFALLRDSVQQDVQLKEKLLHWVERSKAEEVQAIAANALTLLVKAGVQFNHKDLKGIRVPGADLSYGVFDSAQLQESDLSGVNFSGSWLRQANLSAAKMAGVRFGEWPYLQEKSSVNSCVYSPDGKACAVGLGDGTISIYDTSSWEKICTLHGHTGDVKSVTYSPRGHQIASASADRTVRLWDTQSWQLSHTLAGHTGCVNSVAYSPSGDQIAAGSHDKTVRLWDAHSGEAGHILEGHTERVSGVAYSPNGNQIASSGSVDKTVRLWDAHSGQLSYTLGHTGWTSSVAYSPDGDQIASSASDKTIRLWNAHSGEADQTIQEHISSAMSVAYSPSGKQIVSGGYGNTVRLWDAHSGEAGRTLQGHTSVVRSVAYSPSGEQIASGGADKTVRLWDAFSWEAAHTIQGHIDAVSSVVYSPSGDQIASASRDKTVRLWDVHSGKAGHTLQGHTDTVSSVVYSPSGQQIASGSFDQTVCLWDAHSGQFSHTLVGHFGWVSSVAYSPSGDQIASGSWDKTVRLWDVHSGKLRHTLQGHIDAVSSVVYSPSGDQIVSASRDKTVCLWDAHSGEAGHILKGHTDSVMSVVYAPSGDQIASGSLDKTVRLWGTHSGEAGHILKGHTDGVRSVMYSPSGLQIASSGWDETVRLWDASSGQCLAVVRGFQGSINSFAWKEILNSTYLVTGSDDKSVRVWQVIENEGRYQVRLSWSSTHDRLVLADTTVQDAQGLSQLNKKLLQQRGAVGVPGHFA
- a CDS encoding amino acid adenylation domain-containing protein, which produces MLEQGIQENDLVGIYAGRSLEFVVAILAILKAGAAYVPIPSDYPTERQKYIIEDARLRVLLHDKPDLIAPDSFRVTLLNIQKAIHFPSLDCTFPETTASHLAYLMYTSGSTGAPKGIEIRQQGIMRLVVAPNYIEFGPKDSIAFASNPAFDAATFEIFGALLNGARLVVFDKNEISDMDRLEQKLIEERITILWLTAGLFHHYANNRPSLFRQLNYLLAGGDVLNPRAIERIFDCSQGRPKHILNGYGPTENTTFTTVYEITDKQALQNKSWVPIGKPINNTSCYILGKWGQQVPLGAKGELYIGGKGLGCYRHPALQVQRFVTVSSVTPDLLYKTEDIVRYDLDGNIVYLGRADDQIKISGNLVVLSEIEHHLISHEMVKEAVVLAKPQADNNKQLIVFYQAKKSGKLPTAESLRFYLSQRLPAFMVPAFYILLDAFPLNHNGKVDKKALLKKEISSPAENKEVEVPLTSMQNQIIAACRSVHSNIHSIELNRTLDFQGFHSLDRMSLRAIIQQQFPQFNFPPAAFNASVTPQDIVDLISESALGCPPPYSPLRKLKSGDEAHPPFVFIHPASGFLFPYEKLIQALISNRTCFGIEDPALSNHGKIQNSIQNIARTYLEYIQKQIKDPIILIGYSFGGMLSLEIAYQAEMQDTNNIRGVLLLDTWIVSNLKNDGVREQIKQGVFELYKEIEQEFLKQEQVSTDILKRLAPRYKQLQELGFAFKPKPLSRTPVVLFKASESKKLFSGMHDENNYLSTVVPKTLLTKYSVPGEHMTLLENEESIAAIVRLIETLEI
- a CDS encoding HAD-IIIC family phosphatase; the encoded protein is MFTADYLRAPLRHLLDIFSPDTPLEISYGDVIPKLAALKTGLQALPDTLIVLVRIKDLVASIEEGAVLQVNLDAFANILYEVKSNTLPIIVALCPSYYESPLQQSKALQAEQKLADQLKEHCSAFITLEDIQQHYFTLTDIQDPINEIPYHIPYQPQFYVGLACLLARRYHFIKTKPHKVIAVDCDDTLWTGTAASVGIEGIRFESHNLALQSHLVEQYKAGVLICLVSQNDPEIIFQVFENRQKEMVLNRSHIAAYKINYGLKSDNLEMLAQEFENMELGRFIFIDDSAQECAQIKYALPMVSVIQMPQQLPEFEKLFQHVWALDRGKATEADQQRTQFYQNNAIRDQLLTQSKSHHQSYSQFIQTLNLSSVIEPATTSKHYDRIAQLTENCTQFNLTGHVKISASSIKTYLSKPLARGWMMEVEDKFGKYGLVCAAIGQFAQNIFICEEFFVSCRGFKKELEYKFIQHIAHEVSSRANIFQLPFQATERNIPAKKFLDILFEAAGIETDEQNFIFNVLALTKINPAALTEQAIAQTHSAKVNHSINGYKKADYAQLADWTSTLEPLLDQYFIGKEVLSDISKIDLEEGIHYLCKKLLSLDQMKPEAALIFQGLNSLKATQLAYFLYQQYKIKLAISFLLSEQLTVQSLVQTLRRQANINLSDVATVPEISGAIIPASFQQRRLWLNEQNHAERSFDNHMVIPFVSSPFNIEPLQQACQILLNRHEVFRTGLSASSQHIVSQHIFPSDQVKLDFEILTLEKSADLGTIIRKVAREPFALEIPPLIRFKVLKTDSHYYFAICAHHIIFDALSLNIIVNELSEFLRPFACQSSAALDPSPTQYSHLVAEQQQKYGERYQTEALDYWLKQLENTEVAQFPPDNALETSLTSLSARHEFTIPKDLHIKLVHAACTMGVTVNSLMFSAYSFLVGTYANQNHFVILTAASGREEDPSFQNTVGFFINLMPLAVHLKEDMSFIEYVKTNQTALLRSLKYQQILFEKLQQQLQQNGISSPLKNPAFIYQNYPMATLTLGDEVASLVPPISSTLYDLRETTRFGDFTLFVRETPDSLLGMIEYAKASYSTKLISQITRNFLYLLEGICQEPMKKIHHMTCICEKQKKYLFNLRQIPSSSDDNRGLIALFRERVIKQGDQPAVCHGERTLSYYELNQQSDSLALTLLEPCPYTQL
- a CDS encoding IS4 family transposase, with the protein product MSWAAKEFKTVDLGDKRLNKRLMLLAERLGEKPTASLPGACKGWAETQGAYRFLSQEDIGWESILEPHWSCSRARLQEQRTVLCIQDTTELNFNGQSIEGLGPLCYEAQRGMYLHPTYAVSLEREPLGVLDAWMWARASKEDVENRSGIKESIRWIEGYSRLAELSAELPETRLVYMADRESDMLELICKASELGNPVDWLIRSCHNRVLPDGARLWEAVGAQAAVGELHFMMPSRHGQKARAVRQQVRMKRVVLDDRKGSPLEVTCVIAQEVEVPSGCKPVEWRLLTNRVVLDFDAAVELIDWYRARWEIEMFFHVLKNGCRVEALQLGAIEKLERALAVYMVVAWRIARLMRLGRTCPDLEAELLFEPEEWQAAYLLMKKPVPKKTPRLNEVVRLIAMLGGFLGRKGDGEPGVKTIWQGLQQVTAFAQGLRWARQNQIF